A DNA window from Rossellomorea marisflavi contains the following coding sequences:
- the tsaD gene encoding tRNA (adenosine(37)-N6)-threonylcarbamoyltransferase complex transferase subunit TsaD, translating into MIKDTFVLGIETSCDETAVSIVKNGTEIVSNVVSSQIESHKRFGGVVPEIASRHHVEQVTFVLQEALDQAEMTMEEIDCIAVTEGPGLVGALLIGVNAAKALAFAHNKPLVGVHHIAGHIYANRLIHEMTFPLLSLVVSGGHTELVLMKGHGEFEVIGETRDDAAGEAYDKVARTLSLPYPGGPHIDRLAHEGEPVIDLPRAWLEEGSYDFSFSGLKSAVINTLHNAKQKGKEIKPEDLAASFQASVIDVLVTKAKRAVEEYGVEQLLLAGGVAANKGLRHALETTFESHACELIVPPLSLCTDNAAMIAAAGTILFEQGKRGGLDMNANPGLDLEQF; encoded by the coding sequence ATGATAAAAGATACGTTCGTATTAGGAATTGAAACCAGCTGTGATGAAACGGCTGTGTCCATCGTGAAAAACGGGACGGAGATCGTCAGCAATGTCGTCTCATCACAGATCGAAAGCCATAAGCGCTTTGGCGGTGTCGTACCGGAGATTGCGTCACGGCATCATGTGGAGCAGGTGACGTTTGTCCTCCAGGAAGCGCTCGATCAAGCGGAGATGACGATGGAGGAGATCGACTGCATCGCTGTGACGGAAGGACCGGGTCTGGTAGGCGCACTCCTGATCGGGGTCAATGCAGCCAAGGCACTTGCATTCGCTCATAACAAACCGTTGGTCGGTGTCCATCATATTGCCGGGCATATCTATGCCAACCGGTTAATCCATGAAATGACGTTCCCCCTCCTGTCCTTGGTTGTATCGGGAGGACATACGGAGCTTGTTCTCATGAAGGGTCACGGGGAATTTGAAGTGATCGGGGAGACGCGTGATGACGCAGCCGGGGAGGCTTATGATAAAGTTGCCCGTACGCTGAGCCTTCCGTATCCAGGGGGTCCCCATATAGACCGACTGGCCCATGAAGGGGAGCCGGTCATCGACCTTCCAAGGGCGTGGCTCGAGGAAGGATCCTATGACTTCAGCTTCAGCGGCTTGAAGTCGGCCGTGATCAATACTCTCCATAATGCGAAGCAGAAGGGGAAAGAGATCAAGCCGGAGGATCTTGCAGCAAGCTTCCAGGCAAGCGTCATCGATGTACTTGTGACGAAGGCGAAAAGGGCTGTGGAAGAATACGGTGTCGAACAGCTCCTTCTGGCAGGTGGAGTTGCGGCCAATAAAGGACTGAGACATGCTTTGGAGACAACGTTTGAAAGCCATGCATGTGAGCTCATCGTCCCGCCCCTATCCTTGTGTACGGATAATGCGGCCATGATTGCCGCTGCAGGAACCATCCTGTTTGAACAAGGGAAGCGTGGCGGACTGGATATGAATGCAAATCCCGGATTGGATCTGGAACAGTTTTAA
- the tsaB gene encoding tRNA (adenosine(37)-N6)-threonylcarbamoyltransferase complex dimerization subunit type 1 TsaB, translating into MKILAIDTSNFPLGVALIDENKVIGEYMTNVKRNHSLKAMPAVEQLLKDCDTDVRELTKIVVANGPGSYTGVRIGVTLAKTLAWSLDIPLVPVSSLAVLASSGRYFNGYLSPIFDARRGQVYTGLYRFRDGKLENVLEDRNVMLTDWVDELRNYEGEILFVGNDTGIHEEAIKGALGEKAVLAPFVSHNPRPSELAYIGMGMEESTAHEVLPNYIRMAEAEVKWLEAQKSNEE; encoded by the coding sequence ATGAAGATATTAGCGATAGATACATCAAACTTCCCGTTGGGGGTCGCACTGATCGATGAGAATAAGGTGATCGGTGAATACATGACCAATGTGAAGCGGAATCATTCCCTGAAGGCGATGCCTGCCGTGGAACAGCTGTTGAAGGACTGTGATACGGACGTCAGGGAATTGACGAAGATCGTCGTGGCGAATGGACCCGGGTCTTATACGGGTGTCAGGATCGGTGTCACGCTTGCAAAGACGCTTGCCTGGTCTCTTGATATTCCCCTTGTACCGGTATCGAGTCTGGCCGTACTGGCTTCATCAGGACGGTACTTCAATGGTTATCTTTCCCCGATCTTTGATGCGAGGCGTGGACAGGTTTATACGGGTCTGTACCGTTTCCGGGATGGGAAGCTGGAGAATGTCCTCGAGGACCGGAATGTGATGCTGACGGATTGGGTGGATGAACTCCGGAACTATGAGGGAGAGATCCTGTTCGTCGGGAATGATACGGGTATCCATGAAGAAGCGATAAAAGGAGCCCTTGGGGAAAAGGCGGTGTTAGCACCGTTTGTGAGCCATAACCCGAGACCGTCTGAGCTCGCCTATATCGGAATGGGTATGGAAGAATCGACGGCCCATGAGGTGCTGCCGAACTATATCCGTATGGCGGAAGCCGAAGTGAAATGGCTCGAAGCCCAGAAATCTAACGAAGAATAG
- a CDS encoding ABC-F family ATP-binding cassette domain-containing protein, producing the protein MILLQVNQLTKNFGADNILTNIKLEIQTKDRVALVGRNGAGKSTLLKIIAGQLSHDSGEITKPKGVSIGYLAQNTGLESELSIWDEMLTVFEHLLQQEKQLRRLEAEMADPSVYEDEDRYQRVLKEYDELQVTFKESGGYQYEADIRSVLHGLNFASFDHGTKISTLSGGQKTRLALAKLLLTKPDILILDEPTNHLDIETLSWLEGYLQGYPGAVLIVSHDRYFLDSVVNQVYEISRNRSKKFVGNYSKYLEQKALDYEKDLKLYERQQQEVAKLEDFIQRNIARASTTKMAQSRRKKLERMDLMDRPQGDEKSASFAFQIDRPSGNDVLHVNDLTIGYGDGEAIASHIDFSIKKGDSIALVGPNGIGKSTLLKTLVNKLQALSGDFKFGSNVFISYYDQQQADLSSNKTVLNELWDEYPMRNEKEIRTVLGNFLFTGEDVLKPVNTLSGGEKARLALSKMMMEKGNVLILDEPTNHLDLDSKEVLENALIDYPGTILFVSHDRYFINRIATKVIELSTGGSTEYLGDYDYYLHKLQEQEELAALERTKAEPVKGTQQKQSHKIDKEAKKLERQRRRRIEEIEEKMTVLEGSIEEKETLLCDPDIFQDHERVQTLNDELTLAKEELDALLEEWTELEELVEE; encoded by the coding sequence ATGATTCTACTGCAAGTGAATCAGCTGACCAAAAATTTTGGTGCAGATAATATATTGACCAATATCAAATTGGAGATCCAAACCAAGGACCGGGTCGCCCTCGTCGGACGGAACGGTGCCGGCAAATCGACCCTCCTGAAGATCATTGCCGGACAGCTATCCCATGACTCCGGAGAAATCACAAAGCCCAAGGGTGTGAGCATCGGCTACCTGGCCCAGAATACCGGTCTCGAGTCGGAGCTTTCCATCTGGGACGAGATGCTGACGGTATTCGAACACCTCCTCCAACAGGAAAAGCAGCTTAGAAGATTGGAAGCAGAGATGGCGGATCCGTCCGTCTATGAAGATGAAGACCGCTATCAGCGGGTATTGAAGGAGTATGACGAGCTTCAAGTCACCTTCAAGGAGTCCGGTGGCTATCAGTATGAAGCCGATATCCGTTCCGTCCTCCACGGCTTGAATTTCGCTTCCTTCGACCATGGGACGAAAATCTCCACCCTTTCCGGTGGACAGAAGACCCGTCTCGCCCTTGCGAAGCTCCTCCTGACCAAGCCCGATATCCTGATCCTCGATGAGCCGACGAACCATCTGGACATCGAGACGCTTTCCTGGCTAGAAGGATATCTTCAAGGCTATCCGGGTGCCGTGCTCATCGTATCCCATGACCGCTACTTCCTGGATAGCGTCGTGAACCAGGTGTATGAGATTTCCCGCAACCGGAGCAAGAAGTTCGTGGGGAACTATAGCAAGTACCTCGAGCAGAAGGCGCTGGATTACGAGAAGGACCTTAAGCTCTATGAGCGCCAGCAGCAGGAGGTCGCAAAGCTCGAAGACTTCATCCAGCGCAACATCGCCCGTGCCTCCACCACAAAGATGGCCCAGAGCAGGCGGAAAAAACTTGAGCGCATGGATCTCATGGACAGGCCGCAGGGTGACGAAAAATCCGCTTCCTTCGCCTTCCAGATCGATCGCCCGAGCGGGAATGATGTCCTTCACGTCAATGACCTCACCATCGGGTACGGGGACGGGGAAGCCATCGCCTCCCATATCGACTTCTCCATCAAGAAAGGTGACAGCATCGCCCTTGTCGGACCGAATGGGATCGGGAAGTCCACGCTCCTCAAGACCCTGGTCAACAAACTGCAGGCATTGAGTGGGGACTTCAAATTCGGATCCAATGTATTCATCTCCTACTATGATCAGCAGCAAGCGGACCTTTCTTCCAACAAGACGGTCCTCAATGAACTATGGGATGAATACCCGATGAGGAACGAAAAAGAGATCAGGACCGTCCTCGGGAACTTCCTCTTCACGGGTGAAGACGTCCTGAAGCCCGTCAACACCCTGAGCGGAGGGGAAAAGGCCCGCCTCGCCCTCTCCAAGATGATGATGGAAAAAGGGAATGTCCTCATCCTCGATGAGCCGACGAACCATCTCGACCTGGACAGCAAAGAGGTCCTCGAAAACGCCCTGATCGACTATCCGGGCACGATCCTGTTCGTATCCCATGACCGCTACTTCATCAACCGGATCGCCACCAAGGTGATCGAGCTGTCCACAGGCGGATCCACCGAATACCTCGGGGATTATGACTACTACCTTCATAAGCTACAGGAGCAGGAAGAGCTCGCCGCCCTGGAACGGACCAAGGCAGAACCGGTAAAAGGTACACAGCAGAAGCAGTCGCACAAGATCGATAAAGAAGCCAAAAAGCTTGAGCGTCAACGAAGACGGCGCATCGAAGAGATTGAAGAGAAGATGACCGTACTCGAAGGTTCCATTGAAGAAAAAGAAACCCTCCTGTGCGATCCGGATATCTTCCAAGATCACGAACGTGTTCAGACTCTGAATGACGAACTGACCCTGGCTAAAGAGGAACTGGATGCCCTTCTGGAAGAATGGACGGAGCTGGAAGAATTAGTGGAAGAGTAA
- a CDS encoding YdiK family protein translates to MRRSPLFSGVIYILLGVLFTYFAIHTVRDTGWGFFTYMLIFLATLDFGSGIRMVLLHFRIKQQLNQKK, encoded by the coding sequence ATGAGACGATCACCCCTGTTCTCCGGCGTGATTTACATTCTTCTTGGGGTGCTGTTCACCTATTTTGCCATCCACACGGTCCGGGACACAGGCTGGGGATTTTTCACCTATATGCTGATCTTCCTTGCCACCCTGGACTTCGGTTCCGGCATACGCATGGTCCTTCTCCACTTCAGGATCAAGCAGCAGCTGAACCAGAAGAAGTAA
- a CDS encoding CPBP family intramembrane glutamic endopeptidase, which yields MNKHYGYILIAYVVMQLAGAVGPLLFYKAGTEVFGQTKEYMQQVAVGSWLIFSFAATLIIVLLILRKSAPSKLKLERSAPAGAGISVVWAVVGIFMAFFAQAIAIQIETLLGIQAGSENTQNIMGIVDNVPLAMIVVAIIGPILEEIVFRKIIFGALYQRMNFFFAALISSVIFALAHFEPVHVILYSAMGFTFAFLYVRTKRILVPICAHVAMNTMVVIMQTVYRDEIEKIMNEAEKIQGFIGGFL from the coding sequence TTGAATAAACATTATGGATACATTTTGATCGCCTATGTTGTCATGCAGCTCGCCGGTGCGGTTGGACCGCTCCTGTTTTATAAGGCCGGCACAGAAGTGTTTGGACAGACTAAAGAATACATGCAGCAGGTGGCCGTCGGTTCCTGGCTGATCTTCAGCTTCGCCGCGACCCTGATCATCGTCCTGCTCATCCTGCGAAAAAGCGCACCATCGAAACTCAAGCTCGAACGCTCTGCCCCTGCAGGCGCCGGGATTTCCGTCGTCTGGGCCGTTGTCGGGATCTTCATGGCGTTCTTCGCACAAGCCATCGCCATCCAGATCGAGACCCTTCTCGGCATCCAGGCCGGTTCTGAAAACACCCAGAACATCATGGGCATCGTGGACAATGTTCCCCTTGCCATGATCGTCGTCGCCATCATCGGGCCGATCCTGGAAGAAATCGTGTTCAGGAAGATCATTTTTGGGGCACTCTATCAGCGAATGAACTTTTTCTTCGCCGCATTGATCAGTTCCGTGATCTTCGCCCTTGCCCACTTCGAGCCGGTGCATGTGATCCTGTACTCTGCCATGGGCTTTACGTTCGCCTTCCTATATGTAAGAACGAAACGGATCCTCGTACCGATCTGCGCCCACGTGGCCATGAATACGATGGTGGTCATCATGCAGACCGTCTACCGGGATGAAATTGAAAAGATCATGAATGAAGCTGAAAAAATACAAGGATTTATTGGAGGTTTCCTATAA
- the groL gene encoding chaperonin GroEL (60 kDa chaperone family; promotes refolding of misfolded polypeptides especially under stressful conditions; forms two stacked rings of heptamers to form a barrel-shaped 14mer; ends can be capped by GroES; misfolded proteins enter the barrel where they are refolded when GroES binds), with protein sequence MAKEIKFSEEARRSMLRGVDQLANAVKVTLGPKGRNVVLEKKFGSPLITNDGVTIAKEIELEDAFENMGAKLVAEVASKTNEIAGDGTTTATVLAQAMIREGLKNVTAGANPVGVRKGIEKAVQAAVEELKAISKPIEGKDSIAQVAAISAADEEVGQLIAEAMERVGNDGVITIEESKGFTTELDVVEGMQFDRGYASPYMVTDSDKMEAVLDNPYILITDKKIGNIQEVLPVLEQVVQQGKPLLMVAEDVEGEALATLVVNKLRGTFNAVAVKAPGFGDRRKAMLEDLAVLTGGEVITEDLGLDLKSANITQLGRAAKVVVTKENTTVVEGSGDPEKIAARVNQIRAQLEESTSEFDKEKLQERLAKLAGGVAVVKVGAATETELKERKLRIEDALNSTRAAVEEGIVSGGGTALVNVYNKVASIEADSDVATGINIVLRALEEPIRQIAHNAGLEGSIIVERLKKEEVGVGFNAASGEWVNMIEQGIVDPTKVTRSALQNAASVAAMFLTTEAVVADIPEEGGGMPDMSGMGGMGGMGGMM encoded by the coding sequence ATGGCTAAAGAAATTAAATTCAGCGAAGAAGCACGCCGTTCCATGCTTCGCGGGGTAGACCAATTAGCAAACGCAGTAAAAGTAACACTTGGACCAAAAGGTCGCAATGTTGTGCTTGAGAAGAAATTCGGTTCTCCACTCATCACCAATGATGGTGTAACCATTGCGAAAGAAATCGAGCTTGAAGATGCATTCGAAAACATGGGTGCGAAGCTTGTAGCGGAAGTCGCAAGCAAAACAAACGAAATCGCCGGTGACGGTACAACGACTGCAACGGTCCTAGCGCAAGCGATGATTCGTGAAGGGCTAAAAAACGTAACAGCAGGAGCAAACCCTGTCGGCGTACGTAAAGGAATTGAGAAGGCTGTCCAAGCGGCTGTCGAAGAGCTGAAAGCCATCTCTAAACCAATCGAAGGCAAAGATTCCATCGCACAGGTTGCAGCGATTTCTGCAGCGGACGAAGAAGTCGGCCAATTGATTGCTGAAGCCATGGAGCGCGTAGGTAACGACGGTGTCATCACGATCGAAGAATCCAAAGGATTCACAACTGAGCTTGACGTTGTGGAAGGTATGCAGTTCGACCGTGGATATGCATCTCCATACATGGTGACAGACTCAGACAAAATGGAAGCGGTCCTTGATAATCCGTACATCCTGATCACGGACAAAAAGATCGGCAACATCCAGGAAGTCCTTCCTGTCCTTGAGCAAGTCGTACAACAAGGCAAACCACTATTGATGGTAGCGGAAGATGTTGAAGGCGAAGCCCTTGCAACACTTGTTGTGAACAAACTTCGCGGTACATTCAATGCAGTGGCTGTCAAAGCACCTGGATTCGGTGACCGTCGTAAAGCCATGCTTGAAGACCTTGCTGTATTAACTGGTGGAGAAGTGATCACGGAAGACCTTGGTCTTGACCTGAAATCTGCCAACATCACACAGCTCGGACGTGCAGCGAAAGTCGTTGTCACAAAAGAAAACACAACGGTTGTCGAAGGTTCTGGAGATCCAGAAAAAATCGCAGCCCGCGTAAACCAAATCCGTGCTCAATTAGAAGAATCTACTTCTGAATTCGATAAAGAAAAACTACAAGAACGCCTAGCGAAGCTTGCTGGTGGAGTAGCCGTCGTGAAAGTCGGAGCTGCTACTGAAACCGAGCTTAAAGAGCGCAAACTACGCATCGAAGACGCATTGAACTCTACACGTGCGGCAGTCGAAGAAGGAATCGTATCCGGTGGTGGTACGGCTCTAGTGAACGTCTACAACAAAGTCGCTTCCATCGAAGCAGACAGCGATGTAGCCACTGGAATCAACATCGTCCTTCGCGCGCTTGAAGAACCAATCCGTCAAATCGCACACAACGCCGGCCTTGAAGGCTCCATCATCGTGGAACGCCTCAAGAAAGAAGAAGTGGGCGTAGGCTTCAACGCCGCATCAGGCGAATGGGTCAACATGATCGAACAAGGAATCGTCGACCCAACCAAAGTAACACGTTCTGCCCTCCAAAACGCAGCATCTGTAGCAGCTATGTTCTTGACTACAGAAGCCGTAGTGGCCGACATCCCAGAAGAAGGCGGCGGAATGCCGGATATGTCTGGAATGGGCGGTATGGGTGGAATGGGCGGCATGATGTAA
- a CDS encoding ROK family glucokinase: protein MKKLLGIDLGGTTVKFAIMTEDGEIQQKWSIGTDIRNDGKQIVPQIIESINHHLELYGLSADTFLGIGMGSPGTVDRENGTVIGAYNLNWSTLIPVRQMIEAGTGIPLYIDNDANVAALGEGWKGAGENGKDVVFVTLGTGVGGGIIAEENLLHGNVGAAGEIGHMIVEPEGYLCTCGNHGCLETVASATGVVRLARDLSEEYAGDSELKGLIDDGQELTAKTIFDQAKAGDPLAVIVADKFFFYLGLACANIGNLLNPETIVIGGGVSAAGDMLLEGVEKYFQQFAFPSIRTSTKLKLAQLGNDAGVIGAGSLVTRQK from the coding sequence ATGAAAAAACTATTGGGAATCGATTTAGGTGGAACCACCGTTAAATTTGCTATTATGACTGAAGATGGTGAGATTCAACAGAAGTGGAGCATCGGGACGGATATCCGGAACGATGGGAAGCAGATTGTGCCACAGATCATTGAGTCGATTAATCACCATTTGGAATTATACGGGTTGAGCGCTGATACATTCTTGGGGATCGGCATGGGCTCTCCTGGGACGGTTGATCGGGAAAATGGGACGGTCATCGGAGCGTATAATTTGAATTGGAGCACCCTGATACCGGTTAGACAAATGATCGAAGCGGGTACAGGAATCCCTCTTTATATCGACAATGATGCGAACGTTGCTGCATTGGGTGAAGGTTGGAAAGGTGCCGGTGAAAACGGCAAGGATGTTGTGTTCGTGACCCTCGGTACTGGTGTAGGCGGTGGCATCATTGCAGAAGAGAACCTTCTTCACGGAAACGTGGGGGCTGCAGGTGAGATCGGTCATATGATCGTCGAGCCTGAAGGGTACCTTTGTACGTGTGGGAATCATGGCTGCCTGGAAACCGTGGCAAGTGCGACAGGTGTCGTCCGTCTGGCCAGGGATCTTTCCGAGGAATACGCTGGTGATTCCGAACTGAAAGGATTGATTGATGACGGGCAGGAATTGACGGCCAAGACCATTTTTGATCAGGCAAAAGCCGGCGATCCCCTCGCAGTCATCGTAGCGGATAAATTCTTCTTCTATCTTGGCCTTGCATGTGCGAACATCGGGAATCTCCTCAACCCTGAGACCATTGTCATCGGCGGCGGAGTTTCGGCAGCGGGAGACATGCTCTTGGAAGGGGTAGAGAAATACTTCCAGCAGTTCGCCTTCCCGTCCATCCGGACAAGCACGAAGTTGAAACTGGCTCAGCTTGGAAATGACGCAGGTGTGATTGGTGCAGGTTCATTGGTGACTCGGCAAAAATAA
- the groES gene encoding co-chaperone GroES, with translation MLKPLGDRVVIELVETEEKTASGIVLPDSAKEKPQEGKIVAVGTGRVLDNGERVALEVSVGDRIIFSKYSGTEVKYQGTEYLILRDNDILAIVGE, from the coding sequence TTGTTAAAACCACTAGGTGATCGCGTCGTAATCGAGCTAGTCGAAACAGAAGAAAAGACAGCAAGCGGTATCGTACTCCCGGATTCTGCTAAGGAAAAACCGCAAGAAGGTAAGATTGTCGCTGTAGGTACAGGTCGCGTTCTTGACAACGGTGAGCGCGTCGCTCTTGAAGTGTCTGTAGGCGATCGAATCATCTTCAGTAAATACTCTGGTACAGAAGTGAAATACCAAGGCACAGAATATCTCATCCTTCGTGACAACGATATCCTTGCCATCGTAGGCGAATAA
- the tatC gene encoding twin-arginine translocase subunit TatC, whose protein sequence is MSQTQKDMTVFEHIGELQKRLMFVVVFFLLAVVASFFLAEPLIKYLQHADEAKEMTMNAFRVTDPLKIYMEMIMFIAVIMTSPVILYQVWSFVSPGLYDKERKVTLSYIPVSVLLFLGGLAFSYFILFPYVVSFMMRLSGDLDIQQVIGINEYFQFLFQITIPFGLLFQLPVVMLFLTRLGIITPMMMAKARKAAYFVLLVIAAFITPPDIVSHMMVTLPLLILYEISIGISRIGYRKYLQAEQQMEIERVEEELNQHKG, encoded by the coding sequence ATGAGTCAAACCCAAAAGGATATGACAGTCTTTGAGCATATAGGAGAATTGCAGAAACGACTCATGTTTGTAGTCGTTTTCTTCTTGTTAGCCGTTGTGGCAAGCTTCTTCCTTGCCGAACCGCTCATCAAGTATCTGCAGCATGCGGACGAAGCGAAAGAAATGACGATGAATGCCTTCCGTGTGACGGATCCCCTGAAGATCTACATGGAGATGATCATGTTCATCGCGGTCATCATGACGTCACCAGTCATCCTTTATCAGGTGTGGTCCTTTGTGTCGCCCGGTCTTTATGACAAGGAGCGGAAGGTGACCCTGAGCTACATACCGGTATCGGTCCTCCTGTTCCTCGGTGGACTGGCATTCTCATACTTCATCCTGTTCCCGTATGTTGTATCGTTCATGATGAGGCTATCAGGCGATCTCGATATCCAGCAGGTGATCGGGATCAATGAGTACTTCCAATTCCTCTTCCAGATTACGATCCCATTCGGCCTGCTATTCCAGCTGCCCGTGGTGATGCTGTTTCTGACGAGGCTCGGGATCATCACGCCGATGATGATGGCGAAGGCGAGGAAAGCGGCTTACTTCGTGCTGTTGGTGATTGCCGCCTTCATCACGCCTCCGGACATCGTCTCCCATATGATGGTGACCCTCCCGCTGTTGATCCTCTATGAGATCAGCATAGGGATCTCACGAATCGGATATAGGAAGTACCTACAGGCGGAACAGCAGATGGAAATTGAACGCGTGGAAGAAGAACTCAATCAACACAAAGGCTGA
- the rimI gene encoding ribosomal protein S18-alanine N-acetyltransferase gives MTVDDVDAVMEIEEQSFTVPWSREAFISEMEENHLSMYIVIEDEGQIAGYCGVWIVVDEAHITNVAVLPSHRGKGYGELLMRKIMEMAIESGARVMTLEARVSNVPAQSLYRKLGFQDGGIRKRYYSDNQEDALVMWVNL, from the coding sequence ATGACAGTCGATGACGTGGATGCCGTCATGGAAATCGAAGAACAATCCTTTACTGTTCCGTGGAGCCGGGAAGCGTTCATAAGTGAAATGGAAGAGAACCATCTGTCCATGTACATCGTCATTGAAGACGAGGGACAGATTGCGGGCTACTGTGGCGTGTGGATCGTCGTGGATGAAGCACATATCACGAATGTGGCCGTTCTTCCATCCCACCGTGGGAAGGGATACGGGGAGCTTCTGATGCGCAAGATCATGGAGATGGCCATTGAATCGGGTGCCAGGGTCATGACGCTCGAGGCCCGGGTGAGCAATGTGCCGGCCCAGAGTCTGTATAGGAAGCTCGGATTCCAAGATGGCGGGATCCGGAAACGATATTATTCTGATAATCAAGAGGATGCTTTAGTTATGTGGGTGAATTTATGA
- a CDS encoding twin-arginine translocase TatA/TatE family subunit, with translation MVGPGSMMLIAVVALLIFGPKKLPELGKAAGNTLREFKNATKGLADDEDDKNKSAK, from the coding sequence ATGGTAGGTCCTGGAAGTATGATGCTGATTGCAGTGGTCGCCCTTTTGATTTTCGGCCCGAAAAAATTACCGGAGCTTGGGAAAGCAGCCGGCAATACACTACGTGAATTCAAAAACGCAACCAAAGGCTTAGCGGATGATGAAGACGATAAGAACAAAAGTGCCAAGTAA
- a CDS encoding redox-sensing transcriptional repressor Rex, with product MNQETTKIPQATAKRLPLYYRFIKNLYASGKQRVSSKELSEAVKVDSATIRRDFSYFGALGKKGYGYNVNYLLSFFRETLDQDELTKVVLIGVGNLGTAFLHYNFIKNNNTKIEMAFEVDEAKVGTEISDVPVHHMDELEEKLKGMDIEVAILTVPASSAQNITDRLVSSKIKGILNFTPARLTVPDHIRVHHIDLAVELQSLVYFLKHYSGEDTEMSQDGIVTE from the coding sequence ATGAATCAGGAAACAACGAAAATTCCACAGGCAACGGCCAAGCGCCTTCCGCTATACTACCGTTTCATCAAGAATCTGTATGCTTCAGGGAAGCAGCGGGTATCGTCGAAGGAGTTAAGCGAAGCCGTGAAAGTGGATTCCGCGACCATCCGGAGGGATTTCTCCTATTTTGGGGCGTTAGGGAAGAAGGGCTATGGGTATAATGTGAATTATCTCTTATCCTTTTTCAGGGAAACGCTTGACCAGGATGAACTGACGAAGGTCGTATTGATCGGCGTGGGGAATCTCGGAACGGCTTTTCTTCATTACAATTTCATAAAGAATAACAATACAAAGATCGAAATGGCCTTCGAGGTGGATGAAGCGAAGGTGGGGACGGAAATCAGCGATGTGCCCGTCCACCATATGGATGAGCTTGAGGAGAAGCTGAAGGGGATGGATATCGAAGTCGCGATCCTGACCGTGCCGGCCTCATCTGCTCAAAATATCACAGATCGCCTTGTGTCTTCGAAGATCAAGGGGATCCTGAACTTCACACCGGCACGCCTGACGGTTCCTGATCATATCAGGGTCCATCATATCGATCTGGCAGTGGAACTTCAGTCACTCGTCTATTTCCTCAAGCATTACTCAGGGGAAGACACGGAAATGTCACAAGATGGAATCGTAACGGAATAG
- the tsaE gene encoding tRNA (adenosine(37)-N6)-threonylcarbamoyltransferase complex ATPase subunit type 1 TsaE has product MSEFEYISSSPDETGAFAKRLAGLLAPGDVLTLEGDLGAGKTTFTKGLALGLGIKRTVNSPTFTIIKEYKGDLPLYHMDVYRLDDSFEDLGFDEYFEGEGVTVVEWAHLIEDQLPGERLAIGIYRTGDTERRIVLEPVGDRYRKLCEEIMA; this is encoded by the coding sequence ATGAGTGAGTTTGAATATATCAGCAGCAGTCCTGATGAAACGGGCGCTTTTGCCAAGAGGCTTGCGGGTCTGTTGGCTCCCGGGGATGTCCTGACCCTTGAGGGGGACCTTGGAGCCGGGAAGACGACGTTTACAAAGGGTTTGGCCCTTGGTCTTGGGATCAAGCGGACGGTCAACAGCCCTACTTTCACGATCATCAAGGAATACAAGGGGGATCTGCCCCTTTATCATATGGATGTGTATCGATTGGATGATTCGTTTGAGGATCTTGGATTTGACGAGTATTTTGAAGGTGAAGGGGTCACGGTCGTAGAATGGGCTCATCTGATAGAAGATCAGCTTCCGGGAGAGCGGTTGGCCATAGGCATTTATCGTACCGGCGATACGGAAAGAAGAATTGTGCTGGAGCCGGTGGGAGATCGGTACCGCAAGCTTTGTGAGGAGATAATGGCATGA